A region from the Haliaeetus albicilla chromosome 16, bHalAlb1.1, whole genome shotgun sequence genome encodes:
- the B4GALNT4 gene encoding N-acetyl-beta-glucosaminyl-glycoprotein 4-beta-N-acetylgalactosaminyltransferase 1, producing MPRLPVKKLRKQLKLLLLLVLLTFAVWFTYLHISLVRQGRALRLPFAYGRDGERLGEVTDPGRRPVAAQVSARRRNAEDSSESHEEELMNDGQDLDGWFSRGQRSDRATTHPKLNLTKQALPWNEQYKGKANLHVFEDWCGGAVRHLRKNLHFPLFPHTRTTVKKLAVSPKWKNYGLRIFGYIHPFKDGDFQFSVASDDNSEFWLSSDESPSNSRLAAFVGKLGTEWTAPGEFTKFSSQVSKPLRLMSSRRYYFELLHKQDDRGSDHVEVGWRVFLPSLKFEVIDSSYISLYTDESSLKMNHVEHIPQTLASHSGSYLWEAQQDEHGADMLKSDPRDTFFLTPAIEASRVENVLVPCAYSPTYVVKDFPIARYQGLQFVYLSFVYPNDFTRLTHMETENKCFYRESPLYLEKFGFYKYMKMDEEEEDPRQRAFLFLNPDNFLEEEEEEEEGVDSPEPTDPPPAAKEKSFGPVPGAKGKEAPPVTGDYGDDLDYYSFRHKQGQARDDASTPGQPGRWSMSRQASASPAAVLEDLHGEEDVGPALEPVHGRMLSWLPQDPGEGEEDELGLLAPSKHAGALSLQPHLSVPIFGGKAKMPGPSKAAATREDKKPRKDQEKVYVTRLQPGKRKAPAQDPAFPGIFLYPKPLKKVHLRSRTPQKHPITSSKLHAVPGRRTPWLLSNFSKERDAARRKSARMGGRRWEQPSKPGTERRALPSLLALGTEGLFSREMHEDTTPAPGRTAATTDYNSSEATHSEGTRVTSFLKMSETTASQQEEGKGQEEEEEEEEEEVSDYSYETGELQHSWLEDSINWQRTFSVSSVDFELLRSDWNDLRCNVSGNLQLSESEVVDVVAQYMEKLNEKNGGIYTLLRIVNVEKRRDTARGNRYLLELELAERGQRTVRLSEYVYVLLHQGKQDDSAEANPEGLALGATEPQPSTWSILYGKPVLCRPLRLSWKQDVMVHFVVPVKNQARWVQQFISDMARLYGATKDANFNVILVDFDSDDMDVEKALRDARLPRYQYLRRTGNFERSAGLQAGVDTVEDGHSIVFLCDLHIHFPPNILDSIRKHCVEGKLAYAPIVMRLSCGSSPREPNGYWEVNGFGLFGIYKSDFDRVGGMNTEEFRDRWGGEDWELLDRVLQSGLEVERLRLRNFYHYYHSKRGMWNARSKKPPKD from the exons ATGGCGAGAGGCTGGGGGAGGTGACTGATCCCGGCAGGCGGCCGGTGGCAGCCCAGGTGTCGGCACGGCGGAGGAACGCCGAGGACTCCAGCGAGAGCCATGAGGAGGAGCTGATG AACGATGGGCAGGACTTGGACGGCTGGTTTTCCAGAGGCCAACGGTCCGACCGAGCCACAACGCACCCCAAACTCAACCTGACCAAGCAGGCTTTGCCCTGGAATGAGCAG TACAAAGGGAAGGCAAACTTGCATGTCTTTGAAGACTGGTGCGGAGGGGCTGTGAGGCACCTGAGGAAGAACCTCCATTTTCCGCTCTTTCCCCAC ACCCGCACCACAGTGAAGAAGCTGGCTGTGTCGCCCAAGTGGAAGAACTACGGGCTGAGGATTTTTGGCTACATCCACCCCTTCAAGGATG GGGATTTCCAGTTTTCTGTGGCTTCAGATGACAATTCGGAGTTCTGGCTCAGCTCCGACGAGAGTCCGTCCAACTCCCGGCTGGCTGCATTTGTGGGCAAG ctgGGCACCGAGTGGACAGCACCGGGAGAGTTCACCAAATTCAGCTCACAAGTCTCCAAGCCTCTGCG CCTCATGTCCTCCAGACGCTACTACTTCGAGCTGCTCCACAAACAAGACGACCGAGGTTCAGACCACGTGGAAGTTGGC tGGCGAGTTTTCCTGCCCAGCTTGAAGTTTGAAGTGATTGACTCCTCCTACATCTCCCTGTACACAG ATGAATCGTCCCTGAAGATGAACCACGTGGAGCACATCCCGCAGACCTTGGCCAGCCACAGCGGGAGCTACCTCTGGGAGGCACAGCAAGATGAGCACGGGGCTGACATGCTGAAGTCTGACCCCAGGGACACCTTCTTCCTCA CCCCTGCGATCGAGGCCTCCCGAGTGGAGAACGTGCTGGTGCCCTGTGCCTACAGCCCCACCTACGTGGTGAAGGACTTCCCCATCGCCCGCTATCAGGGCCTGCAATTT GTCTACCTCTCGTTCGTGTACCCCAACGACTTCACGCGCCTCACTCACATGGAGACGGAGAACAAGTGCTTCTACAGGGAGTCCCCCCTCTACCTGGAGAA gtttggtttttataAGTACATGAAGAtggatgaagaggaggaggatccACGCCAGCGAGCGTTTCTCTTCCTCAACCCAGACA ATTTCctcgaggaggaggaggaggaggaggaaggagtggacAGCCCTGAGCCCACAGACCCACCTCCCGCAGCCAAGGAGAAGAGCTTTGGGCCGGTACCCGGAGCCAAAGGGAAAGAGGCCCCGCCAGTCACTGGGGATTATGGAGACGACCTGGACTATTACAGCTTTCGCCACAAGCAGGGTCAGGCCCGGGACGATGCAAGCACGCCTGGGCAGCCGGGAAGATGGAGCATGTCCCGCCAGGCCAGCGCCAGTCCGGCGGCTGTCCTCGAGGACCTCCACGGCGAGGAGGATGTGGGCCCCGCGCTGGAGCCGGTCCATGGGCGGATGCTCAGTTGGTTACCCCAGGATCCTGGCGAGGGCGAGGAGGATGAACTGGGGCTGCTGGCGCCTTCGAAGCATGCTGGGGCCCTGAGCCTCCAACCCCACCTCTCTGTTCCCATCTTTGGTGGCAAAGCCAAAATGCCGGGTCCCAGCAAGGCTGCAGCAACCAGGGAGGACAAAAAACCCCGGAAAGACCAGGAGAAGGTCTACGTGACCAGGCTGCAGCCGGGGAAGCGCAAAGCCCCAGCCCAGGACCCAGCCTTCCCTGGCATCTTCCTTTACCCAAAACCTCTCAAGAAAGTCCATCTTCGCTCCAGGACCCCTCAGAAGCATCCCATCACCTCCAGCAAGCTCCATGCTGTCCCTGGCCGCCGGACCCCCTGGCTCCTGAGCAACTTCTCCAAGGAGAGGGACGCTGCCAGGCGGAAGAGTGCCCGTAtgggtggcaggaggtgggaacAGCCGTCCAAGCCAGGGACTgagcggcgggcgctgcccaGTCTCCTTGCCCTGGGGACCGAAGGGCTCTTCAGTAGGGAGATGCACGAGGACACGACCCCTGCCCCGGGCAGGACAGCGGCCACCACTGATTACAACTCCTCCGAGGCAACCCACTCAGAGGGGACACGGGTGACATCCTTTCTGAAGATGTCAGAAACGACAGCATcccagcaggaggagggaaagggccaggaggaagaggaggaggaggaggaagaggaggtgtcGGACTACAGCTATGAGACTGgggagctgcagcacagctggctgGAAGACTCCATCAACTGGCAGAGGACGTTCAGCGTCAGCTCGGTGGACTTTGAGCTCCTGCGCTCCGACTGGAACGACCTGCGCTGCAACGTGTCAGGCAACCTGCAGCTGAGCGAGAGCGAGGTCGTCGATGTGGTGGCACAGTACATGGAGAAGCTCAACGAGAAGAATGGAGG CATCTACACCCTCCTCAGGATCGTCAACGTGGAGAAGCGTCGGGACACGGCTCGGGGGAACCGCTacctgctggagctggagctggcgGAGCGGGGCCAGCGGACGGTGCGGCTCTCCGAGTACGTCTACGTCCTTTTGCACCAGGGCAAGCAGGACGACAGCGCCGAGGCCAACCCCGAAGGGCTGGCCTTGGGGGCCACTGAGCCCCAGCCGAGCACCTGGAGCATCCTCTACGGAAAGCCCGTCCTGTGCCGGCCCCTGCGGCTCAGCTGGAAGCAGGACGTCATGGTGCACTTCGTGGTACCTG TGAAGAACCAAGCCCGCTGGGTCCAGCAGTTCATCTCGGACATGGCCCGCCTGTACGGGGCTACGAAGGACGCCAACTTCAACGTCATCCTGGTGGACTTTGACAGCGACGACATGGATGTCGAGAAAGCCCTACGGGATGCCCGACTGCCCCG CTACCAGTATCTGCGGCGCACGGGGAACTTTGAGCGCTCGGCTGGGCTGCAGGCTGGTGTGGACACGGTCGAG GACGGGCACAGTATCGTGTTCCTCTGCGACCTGCACATCCATTTCCCCCCCAATATCCTGGACAGCATCCGGAAGCACTGTGTGGAGGGGAAGCTGGCCTACGCGCCCATTGTCATGAGGCTGAGCTGCGGCAGCTCCCCACGGGAGCCCAACG gcTACTGGGAGGTGAACGGCTTTGGCCTCTTTGGCATCTACAAGTCGGACTTCGACCGCGTGGGAGGGATGAACACGGAGGAGTTCAGAGACCGCTGGGGCGGGGAGGACTGGGAGCTCCTGGACAG GGTCCTTCAGAGCGGGCTGGAGGTGGAGCGCTTGCGTCTCAGGAACTTTTACCATTACTACCACTCCAAGCGCGGCATGTGGAACGCCCGCAGCAAGAAGCCACCCAAGGACTAG